The Paraphotobacterium marinum genome contains a region encoding:
- the lrp gene encoding leucine-responsive transcriptional regulator Lrp: MVQSNIKDLDRIDRNILKELQKDGRLSNVELSKRVGLSPTPCLERVKRLERHGYILGYMALLNPQLLNASLLVFIEITIDRGAVDIFEKFNRSVQLLNEIQECHLVSGQFDYLLKTRVSDMSAYRKLLGETLLKLPGVKDTRTYVVMEEVKQSYNLDIQIK; encoded by the coding sequence ATGGTGCAATCAAATATTAAAGATTTAGATAGGATTGATAGAAATATTCTAAAAGAATTACAAAAAGATGGAAGACTTTCAAATGTAGAGCTTTCAAAACGAGTAGGACTTTCACCAACACCTTGTCTAGAAAGGGTAAAAAGACTCGAAAGACATGGATATATCCTAGGATACATGGCTTTATTAAATCCACAATTACTAAATGCTTCGCTGTTAGTGTTTATTGAAATAACGATAGATAGGGGTGCAGTTGATATTTTTGAAAAATTTAATCGTTCTGTACAACTTTTGAATGAAATCCAAGAATGTCACTTAGTATCAGGACAATTTGATTATTTGTTAAAAACTAGAGTATCAGATATGTCTGCTTATCGAAAATTATTAGGTGAAACTTTATTAAAACTTCCTGGTGTAAAAGATACTCGTACTTATGTAGTTATGGAAGAAGTAAAACAATCATATAATTTAGATATTCAAATAAAATGA